The following coding sequences lie in one Candidatus Neptunochlamydia sp. REUL1 genomic window:
- a CDS encoding DNA-3-methyladenine glycosylase I, which yields MKDRCPWAKDSNPLLVSYHDTEWGRPVYDDQKHFEILCLEGQQAGLSWEIILKKREAYRKIFHQFDPKKVAVMTDEQLLIATQNKEIVRNKLKVFSIRKNARSFLTLQSEEGSFNRYIWNFVGGCPLQCLEMRSFSPESVEISKGLKKRGFSFVGPTIIYSYLQAAGLTSDHTPNCFLSKPALPQ from the coding sequence GTGAAGGACCGTTGTCCTTGGGCTAAGGACTCAAATCCCCTGCTTGTCTCCTATCACGACACAGAGTGGGGGCGCCCCGTTTACGACGACCAAAAGCATTTTGAGATTCTCTGTTTAGAGGGGCAGCAAGCGGGTCTTTCGTGGGAAATTATCTTAAAAAAGAGGGAAGCTTACCGCAAAATCTTTCATCAATTTGACCCTAAAAAAGTTGCTGTTATGACCGATGAGCAGCTTCTGATTGCAACGCAAAATAAAGAGATCGTCCGAAACAAACTAAAAGTATTCTCCATCCGAAAAAATGCCCGCAGTTTTTTAACACTTCAAAGCGAAGAGGGGTCTTTTAATCGCTATATCTGGAACTTTGTGGGAGGCTGTCCCCTTCAGTGCCTGGAAATGCGGAGCTTTTCACCCGAAAGTGTTGAGATCTCTAAAGGACTTAAAAAACGGGGGTTTTCTTTTGTTGGTCCCACAATTATCTATTCATACTTGCAAGCAGCCGGTCTAACCTCTGACCATACTCCTAATTGCTTCCTATCAAAGCCAGCTCTGCCTCAATGA